The DNA sequence TATCTGAACAAAGAGGTTATAGATGCACAAAACTCAATAGAAAGATGGGATTATGAAAACGCACTTAAGGTTCCCCAAAATATTATTAACTTCTCTTGAGAATATAGGAGCACCGCTTGTTCTCATGTAAAACCAAACACATGAAAAACTAATTCACATGCATACAATACAAACTGAAGTGGCCTCATATGACAGTTTAACACTTCATATGTTTGCATTTGAAAAGGAAGGCAATGAGTTAGAATCAGAAATTTAGAGTTAAAGAGCGATCGGTAGAATTTTAAGAACCCTTTACGTGGACACCTAAACTTCACAACATTACCAACTATTTCATAATAGCGAACGGCATGTGAAGGCAGAAAAGTACCAACTGAAAATAAATCATTAAATTCATGCTTTCCACTGCATTTATACGTTCTTCAGAGTTAAACGCGTATAATTCAAAAATTATAGAGAAAGGAGAAATTGTGCCATTCGGTAACCTAGAATAAGTGAAGATTGGTAACGCTCACTACTGTTCTCTTTAAATTTAGAAAACTGAAACATTACCGTGACGCATTTGCTCAACATGAAGCCCGATGATGCTCCCAATAAAACGGCAACACCATAAGCCATTTCAAGTAGCGAAATACAAATCCAAAAGACCTGCCCAAAGATAATTAGGATCAAAACTATATATGCTCGCTTACCACCATAAAAGTCCGAATACTTTACAGATGTACGAATACATGTATATCAGTGAAACTGTATATATGCGTgtattaaaacttaaaaggcTACCCGCTTTTGTCCCATGCGTACTGTAAAAGACCGGATGCCGAATATTTTATCTCCATCAATATCAGGTATGTCCTACATGATTCCACGGTGTGAATAAAATcgatcatcatttttttttttttatcataactTCACGAAGTGAAATAATAGCAAATGCATAAATCTACTCGTGTTCTACTTGaaatgaacaaaagaaaaggTTTTACCTTAAATAATGCTATAACAACTGAGAAGAAGCTCATAAATGCAGTTGCAAAGATTAGTGGCCTCGAGAAGGCAGCTGGTCTTTTGTACACATGCATCTGGAAATCATTAGATAAATTAGAACTCAACCACTGAAAGAGCATCCAACTACATGACAGAGATGATCCGTTAACAGTATCTGTTGAGAGCAATCAATTATTATACTAACTACTTTATCCAAACAATTGCCCTTGCAACCGTCTTATGTGTGTGCACGCGCAGATATGTTTGTCCTACAAGCATTTCATCGGACACTGGCAACCATTGCTCAAGTGACAGATATCTTTCGATGATGTTATAGGTTGAAATTATAATAGCAAATGCCGCTCAATGTGGAAAATATATTGTGTAAATCAAGTATTTTCTGAGAGAATGAAACAATGGGAAGGTATTAATTGATTTCCTAATAGAAAATAACAAACCTGCATGTGCAGGAAAAAAGCAAGTTGGACTATCACTGCCCGAACAGCTAGGATACACATTGCAGCAACCACAGCAGACCTCTTCCATCTCAATAGTGGCAACTGCGATTATAAAAGACGGGTTCTGACTTATGCTTTAGTACAATCGCTAGATTTACATGGAAAAATTTTAGATACTAAAGTCCAGCCTTCCATATACTATGGAATAAAAACACTCTTAAACTAAATTTCATTCATCAAATTGGTTATCACGAGTGACATAAGCTTTCCTCATATAGATATTTAAGGAACGTCAATAAGATTACACATGAGCAAAAGCCAACTCACATTGATTGAATAAGCAGTTCCAAGTACAAAACTGACGAAAAGGGCCCAAAACAATGGCCATGAACCAACAACCCATCCAAGCCAAAAGCTCTGTAGAAAAGAATGGTTACGGTCAGAATGTTTTTCAGTCACAATATGATTACGCTTGATGTCTTAATTCTGATTTTGCATGTATATTAAGGTACTAGTAATTTGGTAGTATTCAGATGTCTGAAAAATCCGATGAAGTTTATTTCTTGCATGGAAACAATGACAATGCTGGCTACACAAATAGTTAgaggaataagaaataaaaacacTATCGAGAGCACTCGAATCCTTAACAATTTTAACCATAATAACTAAATTTCTAGTGAAGAACAGGAGGCAGTTTGCAAGCAAAAGTTAGGGAATCACATTACGGGCCCATTTGGTAatcttattttctttgtgattaaaGAGCaggtgatgaagaagatgaaagacGAGAGATGCAAAGCATAAAGGAAGAAGGATAATATAGTGGCTTTCAAAATAAAATCTAATAACAATTTTAAATGGTcttcagtttttagttttaattttttctaaTCCAAACATTGCCTTTGATACCATAATTAGAAAAGATGTCACAATCATGATGCCGGTTCCAACTGAATATTCCCcagatgccaacggaagataagGCTTGTTAACCTGCAACATACCATAAAATACAAGTATACAATTAGACAATTCACATATGCTCCAGTAAATAATCTTTTTGTTCATGACTTCCAAGAATATAAGCCAAATAATCCAAAGTGGCGCTTAATAAATTGAGCACAACTTGGTAATTGGTAACGTTTGAACATCCGTGAGTGTAGTGAGGGAAGCTTGAAATAATGGCTTAGTAGGCAGCTTGATAACTCTAGATAAAAGAACCTATCCTGGAATTCTACATGTAGAACCATCCTAATGGAATGCCCCCTTAAGATTCAAAAAGGCGACATAATTTACAATTCTTATTCCCCAATCATTGCAATTCTACCAGTAAACTCACAAAACCTACCTTGTCTATATCGATGTCAGACAACTGATTCAACCCAACAATGTAAATATTCATAAAGAAAGCAGCAACTACAGCCTGAAAATAAAACAACGAAGCATGTAAGAATAGCAATGACAACTGTACCCATGTAATCATTTAAGATTATCAACATCTATTAGAGGCATCACCTCCAGCACCCCTGTGAAAAATAATGGAGACAAATCTGACAGATTCTTGACTGCAAGGAGAGAAACTGAAATTATGCTCAATGCCTGTTTAGAGAAAAAAATAGGTCAGGTCTCTCTAAATCGATTTGAAAAAGTAAAGGAAAGGACAATAAAATAACAGTAATGATCCTAACTAATCTCAAGCACATATTAGTGGAGTTATATATCAAAAAGCTAAATTGGACAATGTCAAGATTGGTGATGATGATTCTGTCCCAAACTTAACTGTGCCTATAACTGTGTGCGGCCTTGAAAACCTGTAAAAAGCATCTATGGCATTTTTGATAGAGTTCCATATGCTTTTCGGATTATAGGCTTCAGGTTCAGATTCAAGAGGGTTGCCTGCAGTAGCATTCACCAAGAACTTTTTATCATGCCCCCTGTAGAATTTAGACTTTTCCTTAGTGCCTCCGGTATTTCGCTGAAAAAGATGTTGCTGAGATCCAACACCACAGTAACTTTCTAGGATATCCCATGCTCTGCACCTTGAAACTCTGACTGCTACATATGAACCTATAAGAACAAAGATCCGGGTTCCAGTAAGTTTCAATATTGAGAAAGGCAAATCATACATCAGTTTTAATATCAAATGAGAATTTGAAGCTTACTGTCTTACCGTTTCTTAAATTTCGATAAGCTAATAATAAGAGTAGATTGCACAATACATTGCTAAGTGAAGCGCCATATCAAATAATGCACAATATTCTGATTAACAgatgctccggttagaagatgtgatTACGAGACCTATAGACGCTCCAGTTAGAAGACCTACAGacactccggttagaagataTGATTACGAGACAGACGCTCAGGGCCAAAAGGGTAGAGCAAGACCTAGGAAGACCTGGAcagagactttaagaaaaggcTTGGACTACTTGGAtgttggatctaacggaagacatggCACAAAATAGAGCgcaatggcattctaggattcatatagccgaccccatttagtgggataagactttgttgttgttgtatttgttATTTTGATTAATAGATTTTGTGAGACAAAAATTCTTTCATATAAGAAAACATGAATCAGTAGGCCCACTGTGAATTACAGTACGCTTCTTATCCACATTATAAATCAGAATCCTAAACTAATGAGTTGTTATCTTGGAACTTGAGATGTAAGCCAGTACACTTTGAGCTAATTCTTTGAATAAAAACATCCATCACTACCTTGCTGTTAAAAACTTCCACCATGTGTAATCCCAACTAAGATATAAAGACTAAGAAGCCCAAACACATACAATGGAAAGTGAATAAAACAGTAAAGAAAGCTCTCTTACAGATCTCAATGTGCAGATTCAGCAACGCTGCATGGTTAGCTACAAACATTGATGACTATAATGTCTTGAAATAGTACTATCAGTATTTAAACAGCAATCACACTAAGCTTAAATTAAATACTATGCTCATATCCAGCATATGTTTGTATACAGCATACATGGAATCACAATACGAAATTTTTATTGCTCGAAAGTCAAAAGGGAGAATCAGACGTCGTGATGGGACCAGTCATACCTGAAAAGCAGTTCTTGTGGAGATTATCCCTTCTCCAAATGTTCCCACCTATGAATTTTTATAATGCATCAGAATTCACATTAAGCAGTCCAATTAGCAGGAATAAACTCACAACTAAACAATGAGTGCCCGTTtaataaccatttcgtttttttttgttgtcgGTTTTCACTTTTTGTTCTATAGATAGTATAAAAGAATGTGGGAGAAAGGAGGAACCAAAAAAGGTGAAGGAAGGAAAATGACaagaaaaagtgaaaactaaaaaccaaaagctgAAAAGAATTGTtaagttctttttatttttgagctTCTGTTTTCATATGAGCTCCTTCATTTTTCCTTCCCCATTCCTCATTTCGCTCATATACCATCTCTATCTCtagcaaaaggaaaataaaaactaaaaagtttaaacgaaatggttatcaaatctGCCCTAAAATACCAAATTCAATTCCATAAATGGTACAAGCAAAGGTAGAGTCAACTCAACCTAGTCACATCttgaaataacaacaaaaagtaaagaagaaaaattttaaatttaagaaaACCCAGCCGAATAATTGTAAATTATTTCAGTCTGCTGATTCTAAAGACTAAAAAGAAGGAATCTTTGAACAGACAAAGATTTTCCCAGATAATAAGTACCTACAATACCacaaaatagaataaaaaattaaaaaaattaaaaaaaaaaaacaaaaaccagcaTTTGAAGCATCTGAAACAGTTACTAATTTCAGaggaaataaacaaataaagacATAATCAGAGACCTTAATAAATCAAGAACAAGAGAAAGCCAGAGAAAGAAATGAATATTTTCTGTAAAACTGATATCACAATACCCAAAGATGCTTTGGAGAAGGACCCAACAAGCGCAGAGTCCATGTGCTTCAGCCAACAAAGAAATCGATGCTTCAGTTCAACTGAGACCACTGTGAAAACTCACTGCCCTTAAGTAAGCACtcaggagagggagagagggagagttacGTAATTAAAATGTAACCAGTGAGGTTATTTGATACCATAAACAATGAAATGGATGCGACATGCGAGTCCATTGTCCACGCGGGTACCAGTGGTCCAGTGTCCTTCAATTTGACCATGTGCCCTTCAATTTGTCCAGGCGGGTACCAGTGCCTTTCAACGTTCAATTTGACGTGCAGTGCAGTGCAAATTGCAATTCAGAAGCCCGTAAATGCTTGGGACCTTCGCTTCTGACATGCTGTAGGGTCGAACCTTGCAAACTCAACTGCTCATTACCTTACCAAAAATATCTGGACCAACAAAGCAAACTCTGACGGCGCTAGTAGGTAGTTGAATGTTGTTGTTAGCCTtataaagtttgattcaaaatcCAACTCAAAACATACCCCACCCATTCTAGGTTACTATATTAATCTCCACTTATAAGAAATGATCTTTCGtacgattctcgtcaaagatgaatttgaaccatattattgctaactcattgtgaggctaagcatACTCTCCCCCCTTAATGTAGACAATATTGTCTGTTAAAAGAAAATGGAATAAATTACTGAGAGATTatgtttaattattttggttGAAGATGATGTGATTATAGCATTACATTGTTTGCTAAAAAACAATTTCTTGTAGGTGTAATTTTGAACAAGATTATATTTAGCTTCTTTGGTTATCTAACGTCACTATTAGGTGGTTGAAGGTTGTTGTTAGCCTTATAAAGTTTCATTcaaaatcaactcaaaacataccCCACCCATTCTGGGTTGCTCAGTGATACTCATCTCCACTCAGTGGCAGATCCATGATTTTAAATTCGAGGGTTCCATTAATAaaggtaaaaaaatttataaacaaaattaaCATTGAAAAGTCAAATATAATACATTTAATTCAAAAATCATAAGCAAAACAACATTACAAGCTATAAAATCCTAATTTGAGCGTCCACGATAGGATTTCATAGTCTGAAAATGTTCTATGATAGCTTCACTACCAATACATAAAAAAAGATATTTCTCAATATAAATAACCAAGTTGTCACTCAACCATCTTTCTCAATGAACAAATAGATGGTGCTattgactttagcttgaaaaatctctccatatttttttatttctaaactacacatttaacaaaacaaacacaaaacatATACCAATTCTTAAAAAGGGtcatattttctttcttctccgaGTTCGGTCTAGGCAGActaggtggatttaagtaaatttattatatacctTTAGTATTTTGGTGAATTTAAGGTATAAGATAAAAGTTCAAATAATTACAAGTTCATAGTAATTTACATAATATTTTTAGAGATCATATtgatttatattgaattttaagacaaataagTGTGTTAAATATGTGGGTGTAGAAAGCAAAATGAGGCACTGGACGCATAAAGAGGGCAACCACACCAATTAGCAAAAATACACCTAGGGACTAACAacccattttcttttttggaaAGATCAACTTGATGCTAGCTGTCCAAACGTGATTGGACCAATTAAAAAATACATTAAATGTGAAAGTTTGAGGGTGGTCAGGTGAGAATGAAATGATGAGAGAGACTCATTtaatcatcttcttcctcttttcgTCTTTGCAATAACATAACCACGAAACCCATAAATTACAGAACACATTGCACATACCTCGTGTTCGAGTACGAGGGGTCCCTGAAAAATTTCTAGCAACGATTTAGGGTCGTCGAGGGGTCCTGGGACCTCCCAGGTTCCTCTGTAGATCCGCCACtgtcttcacttgtaagtgaatgATCTTTTGTACGATTCTCgttaaagatgaatttgaaccataatattgctaacccattgtgaggctaagcacaCTCCTTCTTCCGTAATGTAgacaatattgtttgttaaaagaaAATGGAATAAATTACTGAGAGATTatgtttaattattttggttGAAGATGATGTGATTATAGTGTAccattgtttgtttaaaaataatttcttgcagaTGTAATTTGAACGAGattatatttaccttctttGGTTAGAGATGGTTTGTGTCATATCGATTCTAAAGTCCAAGCTCAAACGTTTGCATTGACGTTTTTACCAGACGCGTGCGCCACACAAGCCGAGATCCAAGAGTGGCACGACATATTCTGTTGCTTGAGTCCTACCACAATGGTTGTCAGGACACGTGTGCAAATCTTAGAAGCCTCTTCAAATTATCACACTTTAATTCAACGGTACTATTATTTTCCATAataatgatttaaaaaaaattgaaaaaaaatcataataataagaaataataaaatttcGAATAGGAATAATAATTCTAACTGTTACACCCGATAACCTGGATAACCGCCCGAATGGATTGGATTTATGTATGAAAATTCAGGTATATTTTGAGTATGGAGAAAAACCGTGAATATTAttcggttatggttttggatatggttaCAGGGGTCCCCAATCTATATCCGTATCCGAATACGAAccgaataatatataatataattatacttatatatatatatatatgtatttcatTATTCACCAAATCTATTACCTTGATAGTACAAAAATTGCATTGTGTGAGTTTTATTTTGTGGCAAAGTTAAAAAGTTTTGATATGAATCAAAATCTATAAGAATTTAATAGTATTTATGCGAGATATCAAATATCAACCAACATTATCAATGTTtagctttaatttttatgttccaCAAGATCCATTAAttaaatcattttatacatcaaatatttaatgacgaaattaatatttactaaattatcaTTCGTTAATTGGgcgaatatattttttgtattaatgaaGATGAATATAACCTTTAATCGATGGGAAATCCGTTATCCGGTGGGTATAGTTATGGATAatactgtgaacacggaaaattcctgaaacgaaagagacaagaaacgacgcgcacaaacaaatatttggtgtttgatgattttgggttacaatctctctctattttgatcctctgattcgatctccgtaaggtgttgatttgtgggatgtgtgattgatccaagggtcgtcgaggcttgatcttggatgaacgaggatgaacggatcttcaagggcttttgggcttgatcttgaagaatggtgattgacggatcttcaagggcttttgggcttgatcttgaagaacagtgatgaacggatttccgagggcttttgggcttgaactcgaagaacagtgacgaacgaatcttcgagagcttttgggcttgaacggatcttcgagggcttttgggcttgatctcgaagaacagtgatgaacgatgaacgctttcttcgagggccgtcgaggcttgggcttgatgaacagcgg is a window from the Malus domestica chromosome 16, GDT2T_hap1 genome containing:
- the LOC103453843 gene encoding homogentisate phytyltransferase 1, chloroplastic-like isoform X1, which produces MDSALVGSFSKASLGGNIWRRDNLHKNCFSGSYVAVRVSRCRAWDILESYCGVGSQQHLFQRNTGGTKEKSKFYRGHDKKFLVNATAGNPLESEPEAYNPKSIWNSIKNAIDAFYRFSRPHTVIGTALSIISVSLLAVKNLSDLSPLFFTGVLEAVVAAFFMNIYIVGLNQLSDIDIDKVNKPYLPLASGEYSVGTGIMIVTSFLIMSFWLGWVVGSWPLFWALFVSFVLGTAYSINLPLLRWKRSAVVAAMCILAVRAVIVQLAFFLHMQMHVYKRPAAFSRPLIFATAFMSFFSVVIALFKDIPDIDGDKIFGIRSFTVRMGQKRVFWICISLLEMAYGVAVLLGASSGFMLSKCVTVLGHTILALVLWNRAKSVDLNSKAAITSFYMFIWKVNACYCYLNAIAVE
- the LOC103453843 gene encoding homogentisate phytyltransferase 1, chloroplastic-like isoform X2, whose protein sequence is MDSALVGSFSKASLGGNIWRRDNLHKNCFSGSYVAVRVSRCRAWDILESYCGVGSQQHLFQRNTGGTKEKSKFYRGHDKKFLVNATAGNPLESEPEAYNPKSIWNSIKNAIDAFYRFSRPHTVIGTALSIISVSLLAVKNLSDLSPLFFTGVLEAVVAAFFMNIYIVGLNQLSDIDIDKVNKPYLPLASGEYSVGTGIMIVTSFLIMSFWLGWVVGSWPLFWALFVSFVLGTAYSINLPLLRWKRSAVVAAMCILAVRAVIVQLAFFLHMQMHVYKRPAAFSRPLIFATAFMSFFSVVIALFKDIPDIDGDKIFGIRSFTVRMGQKRVFWICISLLEMAYGVAVLLGASSGFMLSKCVTVLGHTILALVLWNRAKSVDLNSKAAITSFYMFIWKLFYAEYLLIPLVR